From a region of the Eleutherodactylus coqui strain aEleCoq1 unplaced genomic scaffold, aEleCoq1.hap1 HAP1_SCAFFOLD_135, whole genome shotgun sequence genome:
- the LOC136592638 gene encoding MAPK-interacting and spindle-stabilizing protein-like → MVPCGPPDPIMVPCGPPDPIMVPCGPPDPIMVPCGPPDPIMVPCGPPDPIMVPCGPPDPIMVPCGPPDPIMVPCGPPDPIMVPCGPPDPIMVPCGPPDPIMVPCGPPDPIIVPCGPPDPIIVPCGPPDPIMVPCGPPDPIMVPCGPPDPIMVPCGPTDTIMVPCGPTDPIMVPCGPTDPIIVPCGPTDPIIVPCGPTDPIIVPCGPTDPIIVPCGPTDPIIVLYTNTVL, encoded by the coding sequence ATGGTCCCCTGCGGTCCTCCAGACCCCATCATGGTCCCCTGCGGTCCTCCAGACCCCATCATGGTCCCCTGCGGTCCTCCAGACCCCATCATGGTCCCCTGCGGTCCTCCAGACCCCATCATGGTCCCCTGCGGTCCTCCAGACCCCATCATGGTCCCCTGCGGTCCTCCAGACCCCATCATGGTCCCCTGCGGTCCTCCAGACCCCATCATGGTCCCCTGCGGTCCTCCAGACCCCATCATGGTCCCCTGCGGTCCTCCAGACCCCATCATGGTCCCCTGCGGTCCTCCAGACCCCATCATGGTCCCCTGCGGTCCTCCAGACCCCATCATTGTCCCCTGCGGTCCTCCAGACCCCATCATTGTCCCCTGCGGTCCTCCAGACCCCATCATGGTCCCCTGCGGTCCTCCAGACCCCATCATGGTCCCCTGCGGTCCTCCAGACCCCATCATGGTCCCCTGCGGTCCTACAGACACCATCATGGTCCCCTGCGGTCCTACAGACCCCATCATGGTCCCCTGCGGTCCTACAGACCCCATCATTGTCCCCTGCGGTCCTACAGACCCCATCATTGTCCCCTGCGGTCCTACAGACCCCATCATTGTCCCCTGCGGTCCTACAGACCCCATCATTGTCCCCTGCGGTCCTACAGACCCCATCATTGTCCTATATACTAATACAGTCCTATAA